The Flavobacterium praedii genome window below encodes:
- a CDS encoding four helix bundle protein, whose amino-acid sequence MAQDLKARTKKFAIDCGKLCRSFPHSREYNAYVNQLIRCSSSVGANYRASQRGKSTADFINKLKIVEEEADESHFFIEILLELYDLEDENVKNEMIRLCKEANELVAIIVASINTAKSKLK is encoded by the coding sequence ATGGCCCAAGATTTAAAAGCAAGAACTAAAAAATTCGCAATTGATTGTGGTAAACTTTGTAGAAGTTTTCCTCATTCCAGAGAATATAATGCTTATGTCAATCAATTGATTAGATGTTCGAGTTCTGTCGGTGCAAATTATAGGGCATCTCAAAGAGGCAAATCTACAGCAGATTTTATCAATAAATTAAAAATAGTTGAGGAAGAAGCTGATGAAAGCCATTTTTTTATTGAAATTTTATTGGAACTATATGATTTAGAAGATGAAAATGTGAAAAATGAAATGATAAGATTATGCAAAGAAGCGAATGAATTAGTTGCAATAATAGTAGCTTCTATAAACACAGCTAAAAGTAAATTAAAGTGA
- the hisA gene encoding 1-(5-phosphoribosyl)-5-[(5-phosphoribosylamino)methylideneamino]imidazole-4-carboxamide isomerase produces MRIIPAIDIIEGKCVRLSKGDYNTKIIYNENPLEVAKSFEAHGIEYLHLVDLDGAKSSKIVNYKILEQIATQTKLKIDFGGGLKADSDLKIAFESGANQITGGSIAVKNRAIFEKWIAEYGSDKIILGADANNEKVAVSGWLEDSDEDLVPFIQDYQGKGIQYVICTDIAKDGMLEGPSFDLYAKILAEANGIKLIASGGISTFDELPKLAEMGCEGTIIGKAIYEGRISLKQLENYIIQS; encoded by the coding sequence ATGAGAATAATACCCGCAATAGATATTATAGAAGGAAAATGTGTTCGTTTGTCCAAAGGCGATTACAATACAAAAATCATATACAATGAAAACCCGCTTGAAGTAGCTAAATCATTCGAAGCACACGGTATCGAATACTTGCATTTGGTAGATTTGGATGGCGCTAAATCGAGCAAAATTGTAAATTATAAAATATTGGAACAAATTGCTACGCAAACCAAACTGAAAATTGATTTTGGCGGCGGATTGAAAGCTGATTCTGATTTAAAAATAGCTTTTGAATCTGGTGCTAATCAAATCACCGGTGGAAGTATTGCTGTAAAAAACAGAGCCATTTTTGAAAAATGGATTGCCGAATATGGTTCGGATAAAATTATTTTAGGAGCTGATGCCAATAACGAAAAAGTAGCCGTTTCAGGTTGGTTGGAAGATTCTGATGAAGATTTGGTGCCATTTATCCAAGACTATCAAGGCAAAGGAATTCAGTACGTGATTTGTACCGATATTGCCAAAGACGGGATGCTGGAAGGACCAAGTTTTGATTTGTATGCTAAAATTTTAGCGGAAGCCAATGGCATAAAATTGATTGCCTCTGGAGGAATATCTACATTTGATGAACTTCCTAAATTAGCTGAAATGGGCTGTGAAGGGACTATCATCGGGAAAGCGATTTACGAAGGTCGAATTTCGTTGAAACAATTGGAAAATTATATAATTCAAAGTTAG
- the hisH gene encoding imidazole glycerol phosphate synthase subunit HisH, with amino-acid sequence MKIVIINYGAGNIQSIMFAIERLGFKAVLSNDPEEIKAADKVIFPGVGEASYAMKMLKESGLDNLIPTLKQPVFGICLGMQLMCNKSEEGNTVGLGIFDVDVIKFSPKVKVPQMGWNTIYNLKSDLFKGIAENEYMYLVHSFYAPICKETIATTDYEVEYSSALENDNFFGTQFHPEKSGDVGEKILANFLKLNN; translated from the coding sequence ATGAAAATAGTAATCATAAATTACGGAGCAGGAAATATTCAAAGCATCATGTTTGCCATCGAAAGATTGGGATTCAAGGCAGTTTTGAGCAATGATCCGGAAGAAATAAAAGCTGCCGATAAAGTAATCTTTCCTGGAGTAGGAGAGGCTAGTTATGCAATGAAAATGCTTAAAGAAAGTGGTTTGGATAATTTGATTCCAACGCTAAAACAACCCGTTTTCGGAATTTGTCTAGGAATGCAATTGATGTGCAACAAATCCGAGGAAGGAAATACAGTAGGATTGGGCATTTTTGATGTAGATGTCATCAAATTTTCTCCAAAAGTAAAAGTGCCCCAAATGGGTTGGAATACTATTTACAATCTTAAATCAGATTTGTTCAAAGGAATTGCTGAGAATGAATACATGTATTTGGTCCATAGTTTTTATGCACCTATTTGCAAAGAAACCATTGCAACTACTGATTATGAAGTGGAATATTCTTCGGCTTTAGAGAATGATAATTTCTTTGGAACGCAATTTCACCCCGAAAAAAGTGGTGATGTTGGGGAGAAAATTTTAGCAAATTTTCTAAAATTGAATAATTGA
- the hisB gene encoding bifunctional histidinol-phosphatase/imidazoleglycerol-phosphate dehydratase HisB, giving the protein MKKVLFIDRDGTIVLEPEGYQLDSLDKLEFYPKAFQYLAKIAKEMDYELVMVTNQDGLGTDCFPEDTFWPTQNFILRAFENEGVLFDDIFVDRSFPEDNAPTRKPRTGMLTKYIDNPEYDLANSFVLGDRLTDVELAKNLGAKAIFMNTTEGAGSTEIAVKREELDDVIILQSTDWKVIYEFLKLEARSATISRKTNETDIYINLNLDGTGKSKIETGISFFDHMLDQIARHGQMDLEILVKGDLEVDEHHTIEDTAIALGEVFAKALGNKLGIERYGFCLPMDDCLSQVAIDFGGRNWLVWETEFKREMVGKMPTEMFYHFFKSFSDGAKANINIKAEGTNEHHKIEAIFKAFAKAIKVAVKRDTEKMILPSTKGML; this is encoded by the coding sequence ATGAAAAAAGTACTTTTTATAGATCGTGACGGAACCATTGTTTTAGAACCAGAAGGATACCAATTAGACAGTTTAGACAAACTGGAATTTTACCCAAAAGCATTTCAATATTTGGCAAAAATAGCCAAAGAAATGGACTACGAATTAGTTATGGTGACCAATCAAGATGGATTGGGAACCGACTGTTTTCCGGAAGATACTTTTTGGCCAACCCAAAATTTTATTTTGAGAGCTTTTGAAAACGAAGGCGTTCTTTTTGATGATATTTTTGTGGATCGTTCTTTTCCGGAAGACAATGCACCAACCCGCAAGCCAAGAACTGGAATGTTGACTAAATACATTGACAATCCTGAATATGATTTAGCCAATTCCTTTGTTTTGGGTGATCGTTTGACCGATGTGGAATTGGCCAAAAACTTGGGTGCAAAAGCTATTTTTATGAATACCACCGAAGGAGCAGGAAGCACCGAAATTGCTGTAAAAAGAGAGGAATTAGATGATGTGATTATCTTGCAATCTACCGATTGGAAAGTAATCTATGAGTTTTTGAAACTAGAAGCGCGTTCGGCAACTATTTCTAGAAAAACCAATGAAACCGATATTTACATCAATTTGAACTTGGATGGAACCGGAAAAAGCAAAATCGAAACTGGCATCTCTTTTTTCGACCACATGCTGGATCAGATTGCACGCCACGGACAAATGGACTTAGAAATTTTGGTTAAAGGAGATTTAGAAGTTGACGAGCACCATACGATTGAAGATACAGCCATTGCGCTTGGTGAAGTTTTTGCCAAAGCATTAGGAAATAAATTGGGAATCGAGCGTTATGGTTTCTGTTTGCCAATGGACGACTGCTTATCCCAAGTAGCGATTGATTTTGGAGGCAGAAACTGGTTGGTTTGGGAAACCGAATTCAAACGGGAGATGGTAGGTAAAATGCCAACAGAGATGTTTTATCATTTCTTCAAATCCTTCTCAGATGGTGCCAAAGCCAATATCAACATTAAAGCCGAAGGAACCAATGAACATCATAAAATTGAAGCCATCTTTAAAGCTTTTGCGAAAGCGATAAAAGTTGCCGTAAAACGCGATACAGAGAAGATGATTTTGCCGAGTACGAAGGGAATGCTTTAG
- the hisC gene encoding histidinol-phosphate transaminase, protein MINSFNLDSLVRDNVKVLKPYSSARDEFEDFDTAEMVFLDANENPFNNGVNRYPDPQQASVKSILAKQNNVNTNQMLLGNGSDEVLDLIFRAFCEPKVDNVITLPPTYGMYGVLANINAVENREVLLSTDFQPQIEKIFKAIDDNTKMIFLCSPNNPTGNSFSEESVMTLLEHFNGLIVIDEAYIDFSEKESWLQKLEQYPNLIITQTLSKAYGLAGIRLGICYASAQIIAVLNKIKPPYNVNELSQKRALERLDNTDEIQSEIKSIIKQREELLKVLLDIKYVEKIYPTEANFILIKVDDANKRYDNLIAKGIVIRNRTTQPLCENCLRLTIGTEEENKKLINAITLSGF, encoded by the coding sequence ATGATAAATAGTTTTAATTTAGATAGTTTAGTTCGTGACAACGTCAAGGTTTTAAAGCCTTATTCGTCGGCAAGAGATGAATTTGAGGATTTTGACACCGCCGAAATGGTTTTTTTGGATGCCAATGAAAATCCGTTCAATAATGGTGTAAATCGGTATCCTGACCCACAACAAGCTTCTGTAAAAAGTATTCTTGCCAAACAAAACAACGTAAATACAAACCAAATGCTGCTAGGAAACGGTAGTGATGAGGTATTGGACTTAATTTTTAGAGCGTTTTGTGAGCCAAAAGTGGATAATGTGATTACGTTACCACCTACATATGGAATGTACGGCGTTTTGGCTAATATCAATGCGGTAGAAAATAGAGAAGTATTGCTTTCCACGGATTTTCAGCCTCAAATTGAAAAAATATTTAAGGCAATTGATGATAATACGAAAATGATCTTTTTGTGTTCTCCCAATAACCCAACAGGAAATTCATTTTCGGAAGAAAGCGTAATGACTTTATTAGAGCATTTTAATGGTTTGATAGTGATTGATGAAGCGTATATCGATTTTTCGGAAAAAGAAAGTTGGTTGCAAAAACTGGAGCAATATCCTAATTTAATCATCACACAAACACTTTCAAAAGCATACGGTTTGGCGGGAATCCGATTGGGAATTTGTTATGCTTCCGCTCAAATAATTGCCGTTTTAAATAAAATAAAACCACCTTATAATGTAAACGAGTTATCTCAGAAAAGAGCTTTGGAAAGATTGGATAATACCGATGAAATACAATCTGAAATCAAATCAATAATAAAGCAAAGAGAGGAATTACTTAAAGTATTACTTGATATAAAATATGTTGAAAAAATCTATCCAACTGAAGCCAATTTTATATTGATTAAAGTGGATGATGCCAACAAAAGATACGATAATTTGATAGCCAAAGGAATCGTAATCCGCAACAGAACAACGCAGCCTTTATGCGAAAATTGTTTGCGTTTGACTATTGGAACAGAGGAAGAAAATAAAAAATTAATCAATGCAATAACTCTTTCAGGGTTTTAA